The following coding sequences lie in one Apium graveolens cultivar Ventura chromosome 1, ASM990537v1, whole genome shotgun sequence genomic window:
- the LOC141672329 gene encoding uncharacterized protein LOC141672329 isoform X2: MGSIYNTDFPSYIYASSMVDRRVSKQVHDNVHGNIYLDPLALKFIDTEQFQRLRDLKQLGLTYLVYPGAVHTRFEHSLGVYWLAGETINKINIAQGSELGIDRLDIQTVKLAGLLHDVGHGPFSHLFEKEFLPRVLHSNKWSHEEMSLKMIDYIVDEHNIEIDSDVLKKVKEMIVASSENTSSKSLKEKRFLYDIVANGRNGIDVDKFDYLVRDSRACGLTCSFRFDRPLDTMRVIGDEICYRAKEYLTIHKLFSSRADLHRTVYTHAKVKAMDLMLVDALVKANNHLDILSCIDDPAEYWKIDDSIVKYIETAKSEELKESRDLILRIRRRDLYQKAGAVSLDEEDIVVSNIKIDMTRGRKNPLESINFFKDYESGEKFPIPDEKISLLLPDCYQDKIVRVYSKKPELVEVVSDAFENFQVKNYGVKTQVHGTPQKKRQRK, translated from the exons atgggAAGTATATACAACACAGATTTCCCGAGCTATATATACGCCTCATCTATGGTGGACCGCAGAGTATCTAAGCAAGTTCATGATAACGTTCACGGAAACATCTATCTCGATCCT CTCGCTTTGAAATTCATCGACACTGAACAGTTTCAAAG ACTCCGTGACCTGAAGCAACTAG GTCTAACATACCTGGTTTACCCAGGGGCAGTGCACACTAGATTTGAGCATTCACTAGGGGTGTATTGGCTGGCTGGTGAAACCATTAATAAGATCAATATCGCCCAA GGCTCTGAACTTGGCATTGATAGGCTTGATATCCAGACTGTAAAACTTGCTG GGCTGCTACATGATGTGGGCCATGGACCTTTCAGCCAcctgtttgagaaagaatttctCCCCAGGGTTCTTCATAGCAACAAATG GTCTCATGAGGAAATGTCTTTAAAGATGATTGACTACATTGTAGATGAGCACAATATCGAAATTGATTCTGATGTACTGAAGAAAGTGAAG GAGATGATTGTTGCAAGTTCCGAAAATACTTCATCAAAA agtttgaaagagaaacgTTTCTTATATGACATTGTCGCTAATGGTCGAAATGGAATAGATGTTGACAA ATTCGATTACCTTGTTCGAGACTCCCGAGCTTGCGGTTTGACCTGCAGTTTTCGATTCGACAG ACCCTTGGACACTATGCGTGTTATAGGTGACGAGATATGTTATCGCGCCAAGGAAT ATCTCACGATACACAAACTATTTTCCTCTCGTGCTGACTTGCACAGAACAGTCTATACACATGCGAAAGTGAAG GCAATGGATCTCATGTTAGTCGATGCCCTTGTGAAGGCAAATAATCACCTTGATATCTTATCCTGCATTGATGACCCCGCTGAATATTGGAAG ATAGACGATTCAATCGTAAAATACATCGAGACTGCTAAAAGTGAAGAGCTCAAGGAGTCCAGAGATCTAATATTGCGTATCCGAAGAAGAGATTTGTATCAG AAAGCTGGCGCTGTTTCACTAGACGAAGAAGATATTGTGGTTAGCAATATAAAAATTGACATGACTCGTGGAAGGAAAAATCCTCTGGAAAG TATCAATTTTTTCAAG GACTATGAGAGTGGCGAAAAATTCCCTATTCCAGATGAAAAGATCAGCCTTTTGCTTCCAGACTGTTACCAAGATAAGATTGTCAGAGTGTACTCCAAAAAGCCTGAACTG GTTGAAGTTGTTTCTGATGCTTTTGAGAACTTTCAAGTGAAGAATTATGGAGTGAAAACTCAAGTACATGGTACTCCTCAAAAGAAGAGGCAGAGAAAGTAA
- the LOC141672329 gene encoding uncharacterized protein LOC141672329 isoform X1: MGSIYNTDFPSYIYASSMVDRRVSKQVHDNVHGNIYLDPLALKFIDTEQFQRLRDLKQLGLTYLVYPGAVHTRFEHSLGVYWLAGETINKINIAQGSELGIDRLDIQTVKLAGLLHDVGHGPFSHLFEKEFLPRVLHSNKWSHEEMSLKMIDYIVDEHNIEIDSDVLKKVKEMIVASSENTSSKSLKEKRFLYDIVANGRNGIDVDKFDYLVRDSRACGLTCSFRFDRPLDTMRVIGDEICYRAKEYLTIHKLFSSRADLHRTVYTHAKVKAMDLMLVDALVKANNHLDILSCIDDPAEYWKIDDSIVKYIETAKSEELKESRDLILRIRRRDLYQFCNEFTVPKDQLEYFKDVTPQDIICSQKAGAVSLDEEDIVVSNIKIDMTRGRKNPLESINFFKDYESGEKFPIPDEKISLLLPDCYQDKIVRVYSKKPELVEVVSDAFENFQVKNYGVKTQVHGTPQKKRQRK, encoded by the exons atgggAAGTATATACAACACAGATTTCCCGAGCTATATATACGCCTCATCTATGGTGGACCGCAGAGTATCTAAGCAAGTTCATGATAACGTTCACGGAAACATCTATCTCGATCCT CTCGCTTTGAAATTCATCGACACTGAACAGTTTCAAAG ACTCCGTGACCTGAAGCAACTAG GTCTAACATACCTGGTTTACCCAGGGGCAGTGCACACTAGATTTGAGCATTCACTAGGGGTGTATTGGCTGGCTGGTGAAACCATTAATAAGATCAATATCGCCCAA GGCTCTGAACTTGGCATTGATAGGCTTGATATCCAGACTGTAAAACTTGCTG GGCTGCTACATGATGTGGGCCATGGACCTTTCAGCCAcctgtttgagaaagaatttctCCCCAGGGTTCTTCATAGCAACAAATG GTCTCATGAGGAAATGTCTTTAAAGATGATTGACTACATTGTAGATGAGCACAATATCGAAATTGATTCTGATGTACTGAAGAAAGTGAAG GAGATGATTGTTGCAAGTTCCGAAAATACTTCATCAAAA agtttgaaagagaaacgTTTCTTATATGACATTGTCGCTAATGGTCGAAATGGAATAGATGTTGACAA ATTCGATTACCTTGTTCGAGACTCCCGAGCTTGCGGTTTGACCTGCAGTTTTCGATTCGACAG ACCCTTGGACACTATGCGTGTTATAGGTGACGAGATATGTTATCGCGCCAAGGAAT ATCTCACGATACACAAACTATTTTCCTCTCGTGCTGACTTGCACAGAACAGTCTATACACATGCGAAAGTGAAG GCAATGGATCTCATGTTAGTCGATGCCCTTGTGAAGGCAAATAATCACCTTGATATCTTATCCTGCATTGATGACCCCGCTGAATATTGGAAG ATAGACGATTCAATCGTAAAATACATCGAGACTGCTAAAAGTGAAGAGCTCAAGGAGTCCAGAGATCTAATATTGCGTATCCGAAGAAGAGATTTGTATCAG TTCTGCAATGAATTTACTGTCCCGAAGGATCAACTAGAATACTTTAAAGATGTTACCCCCCAAGATATCATTTGTTCACAG AAAGCTGGCGCTGTTTCACTAGACGAAGAAGATATTGTGGTTAGCAATATAAAAATTGACATGACTCGTGGAAGGAAAAATCCTCTGGAAAG TATCAATTTTTTCAAG GACTATGAGAGTGGCGAAAAATTCCCTATTCCAGATGAAAAGATCAGCCTTTTGCTTCCAGACTGTTACCAAGATAAGATTGTCAGAGTGTACTCCAAAAAGCCTGAACTG GTTGAAGTTGTTTCTGATGCTTTTGAGAACTTTCAAGTGAAGAATTATGGAGTGAAAACTCAAGTACATGGTACTCCTCAAAAGAAGAGGCAGAGAAAGTAA
- the LOC141672342 gene encoding uncharacterized protein LOC141672342, which produces MLAVRTNHKLLVMAAISIHHNYSIRLISKSTQLFKSSSPLFLHCLSVSATTLPASKPSASFSTACSSNKTTSTNENTKAVLKGMTYTEFQIWVSSHGYRPGQALMLWKCLYGDNIWAHSIEDLEGLNKDFKKMLSKQAEFKVLKFKDILTANDGTRKILFTLEDGLVIETVVIPSDKGRTTVCVSSQVGCAMNCQFCYTGRMGLKRNLTAAEIVDQAVFARRLLTSEVGSIANVVFMGMGEPLHNIDNVIKAIDIMVHDQGLYFSPRKITVSTSGLVPQLKRLLRESNCALAVSLNATTDAARNWIMPINRKYNLSLLLGTLREELKLKHKYKVLFEYVLLAGVNDSIEDAKRLIDLVQGIPCKINLITFNPHSGSQFKPTRDDKMIEFRNILAAGGCVALLRPSRGDDQMAACGQLGNPGEIQAPLLRVPAQFQAALEAAV; this is translated from the exons ATGTTGGCGGTGAGGACTAATCACAAGCTCCTTGTCATGGCCGCCATTTCAATTCATCATAATTATTCTATTCGGTTAATTTCTAAATCAACCCAATTATTTAAATCTTCTTCTCCTCTTTTCCTTCACTGCCTTTCAGTTTCCGCCACAACTCTCCCTGCTTCCAAACCCTCTGCCTCTTTTTCTACCG CTTGCTCGTCTAACAAGACTACAAGTACTAATGAGAATACGAAAGCGGTGCTCAAGGGGATGACATACACCGAATTCCAA ATCTGGGTTAGTTCACATGGATATAGGCCTGGTCAGGCGTTGATGCTGTGGAAGTGCCTTTATGGTGACAATATATGGGCACATTCTATTGAGGATCTCGAAG GATTAAACAAAGATTTCAAGAAAATGTTGAGTAAGCAAGCTGAATTCAAGGTGTTAAAATTCAAAGATATTCTTACAGCAAATGATGGAACCAGGAAG ATTTTATTCACATTAGAAGATGGACTGGTTATTGAGACTGTAGTAATACCTAGTGATAAGGGTAGAACTACTGTATGTGTTTCGAGTCAAGTGGGTTGTGCAATGAATTGCCAGTTCTGCTACACTGGCAG GATGGGGTTAAAAAGAAATTTAACTGCCGCAGAGATAGTAGATCAGGCTGTGTTTGCACGTCGCCTGCTCACGAGTGAAGTTGGGTCCATAGCTAATGTCGTGTTTATG GGAATGGGAGAACCACTTCATAACATCGATAATGTCATTAAAGCTATAGACATAATGGTACATGATCAAGGCCTTTATTTTAGTCCTCGTAAGATTACCGTGTCAACCAGTGGACTTGTACCTCAGCTAAAACGTCTCCTTCGAGAATCGAATTGTGCCTTGGCAGTCAGCTTAAATGCTACTACTGATGCG GCCAGGAACTGGATTATGCCTATCAACCGCAAGTATAACTTGAGTTTGCTTCTTGGAACTCTTAGAGAGGAACTTAAACTAAAACATAAGTACAAGGTTCTTTTTGAATATGTGTTGCTTGCAGGAGTTAATGACAG CATTGAGGATGCAAAAAGGCTTATTGATCTTGTCCAGGGGATTCCATGCAAGATCAACCTTATCACTTTCAACCCTCATTCAGGGTCTCAGTTCAAGCCAACTAGGGATGATAAGATGatagagtttagaaacatattaGCTGCGGGAGGCTGCGTTGCTCTGTTGCGACCAAGTAGAGGAGACGACCAGATGGCTGCCTGCGGTCAGCTTGGTAATCCAGGTGAAATTCAGGCTCCTTTGCTCCGGGTTCCTGCACAGTTCCAAGCTGCATTAGAAGCAGCAGTATAG